Proteins encoded together in one Cyprinus carpio isolate SPL01 chromosome B14, ASM1834038v1, whole genome shotgun sequence window:
- the LOC109084594 gene encoding polycomb group RING finger protein 3, translating into MAALGNPEMLTRKIKLWDINAHITCRLCEGYLIDATTVTECLHTFCRSCLVKYLEENNTCPTCRIVIHQSHPLQYIGHDRTMQDIVYKLVPGLQEAEMTKQREFYQKLGMEVPGDIKGELCNMKPHLDSQRNGDLKSEDPANKEAGDEKAEEDNDYHRSDEQVSICLECNSSKLRGLKRKWIRCSAQATVLHLKKFIAKKLNLTSFNELDILCNEEILGKDHTLKFVVVTRWRFKKSPLLLHYRPKMDLL; encoded by the exons ATGGCGGCATTAGGG AACCCCGAGATGTTAACCAGGAAGATTAAACTGTGGGACATCAACGCCCACATCACCTGTCGTCTGTGTGAGGGGTACCTGATCGATGCCACCACGGTCACTGAGTGCTTACACACCT tctGCAGGAGCTGTTTGGTGAAGTACCTAGAAGAGAACAACACGTGCCCCACATGTCGGATTGTCATTCACCAGAGCCATCCACTGCAGTACATCGG CCATGACCGAACAATGCAAGATATTGTCTATAAGTTGGTGCCAGGACTGCAAGAAG CGGAGATGACAAAACAGAGAGAATTTTATCAGAAGTTAGGCATGGAAGTGCCTGGAGACATTAAAGGAGAGCTGTGTAACATGAAACCCCACCTGGACTCACAGCGCAATG GTGACCTAAAATCAGAAGATCCAGCCAATAAGGAAGCAGGAGACGAAAAAGCAGAGGAGGACAATGACTACCATCGCAGTGATGAGCAG GTGAGTATCTGTCTGGAGTGTAACAGCAGTAAGCTCAGAGGACTCAAGCGGAAGTGGATTCGTTGTTCGGCTCAGGCGACTGTTCTCCACCTCAAGAAGTTCATCGCAAAGAAGCTAAACCTGACATCTTTCAATGAG CTGGACATCTTATGTAATGAAGAAATCTTGGGCAAGGACCATACTTTGAAATTTGTTGTGGTAACAAGATGGAGATTTAAG AAATCCCCCCTCCTCCTTCATTACAGACCCAAAATGGATCTGCTGTAG